A genome region from Neoarius graeffei isolate fNeoGra1 chromosome 21, fNeoGra1.pri, whole genome shotgun sequence includes the following:
- the tmem214 gene encoding transmembrane protein 214 produces MASSTNNNGSVGKWEVVRRGKKQNSAAKGQADKKSRKALIESNSRKPDLFPSVKLSETIFEGFEKIGKKQNKEQVPPPAETQQKKLNTAKQSKKSQSNSSSKPTRYKKLEEAVKALDVVELRQQLEKSQAMFPENPCVWVKDLAGYLNSKLLAPDTDPTLSNYAHDYPYCLAGKDLRSVIKNMLGKSSDSLQEFFDHCVLTMLRELDRPAGEPLHGYRMCIQAIMMSKPKIVTLNLPEHLELLRSHQNRPAKCLSIMWALGQAGFYDLTQGIRVWLGIMLPVLGVKTLSAYAIAYLERLLMLHANLSKGFGVMGPKEFFPLLDFAYMPKNALSASLQEQLRRLYPRLKVLAFGAKPESTLHTYFPSFLSRATPSCPDAMKKELLSSLTECLCVDAQSLGVWRQLYTKHLTQSSLLLNHLLSLWSTLPLKLRNSLQETIQSFRVTNEEIRSTANLDDVQECNAVCSSLQMKICSRGFPWSRVLLVLLVFVASFIAHDVRSHGAFADSTTALYLQKSGVTAVSQQACRKVTHYSQQGINWLAETMPYYYSLAMEAMGPVLEAILEKLKVAAFFIAQKSSELILWLQESTPLLVEWINANTPDSIFKFLEFIKELLLFVHQSYILPSLQYVITALQHLWQSLQDSCNGEVSLLCMQNHVMAFTNSTWIYLQDTTTAIRSWAQELLSKV; encoded by the exons ATGGCTTCGTCTACAAATAATAACGGTTCTGTTGGTAAATGGGAGGTGGTGAGAAGAGGCAAGAAACAGAACAGCGCTGCCAAGGGTCAAGCCGACAAGAAGTCCAGAAAAGCTCTGATCGAGTCGAACTCTCGGAAACCAGACCTGTTCC CATCTGTAAAGTTATCAGAGACGATATTTGAGGGTTTTGAGAAGATTGGTAAAAAGCAGAACAAGGAACAGGTTCCTCCCCCAGCTGAGACTCAACAGAAGAAGCTCAATACAGCAAAGCAATCCAAGAAATCCCAGTCCAACAGCAGCTCAAAACCAACCCGATATAAGAAGTTAGAGGAAGCTGTCAAAGCT CTGGATGTGGTGGAATTGAGGCAACAGCTAGAGAAAAGTCAAGCTATGTTCCCTGAGAATCCATGTGTCTGGGTGAAGGATCTAGCTGGGTATCTCAACAGCAAACTGCTGGCACCTGACACTGATCCCACGCTCAGCAACTATGCTCATG ATTACCCATACTGCCTTGCTGGAAAGGATTTGCGCAGTGTAATTAAGAATATGTTGGGGAAAAGCAGTGACTCACTACAAGAATTCTTTGATCATTGTGTGCTCACCATGCTCCGGGAGTTGGATAGGCCAGCAG gtgAACCACTGCATGGCTACAGAATGTGCATTCAGGCTATCATGATGAGCAAACCCAAAATAGTCACGCTGAACCTGCCTGAA CACCTGGAGCTGTTGCGCTCCCACCAGAACCGTCCTGCCAAGTGTCTGAGCATTATGTGGGCTCTTGGACAAGCTGGCTTCTATGACCTGACCCAAGGCATAAGAG TTTGGCTGGGCATCATGCTTCCTGTTCTAGGAGTGAAAACTCTGTCTGCCTATGCCATTGCATACCTAGAGAGACTACTCAT GCTCCATGCCAATCTGTCTAAAGGGTTTGGGGTAATGGGCCCGAAAGAATTCTTCCCTCTACTGGATTTTGCTTACATGCCTAAAAATGCCCTATCGGCAAG CCTGCAGGAACAGTTGAGGCGACTCTACCCACGGTTGAAGGTTCTAGCATTTGGAGCAAAACCGGAATCTACGTTGCATACATACTTCCCTTCCTTTCTCTCCAGAGCCACCCCCAGTTGTCCTGATGCCATGAAGAAGGAG CTGCTGAGCAGCCTGACTGAGTGCCTTTGTGTAGATGCACAGAGTTTGGGCGTATGGAGGCAACTTTACACTAAACATCTCACCCAGTCCAG CCTCTTGTTGAATCATCTGCTTAGTTTATGGAGCACCCTCCCACTGAAG TTGCGAAACAGCCTTCAGGAAACAATTCAGTCTTTCAGAGTGACCAACGAAGAGATTAGGTCTACAGCTAACTTGGATGATGTACAGGAATGCAACGCTGTGTGCAGT TCTCTGCAGATGAAAATTTGCTCTCGGGGGTTCCCGTGGTCACGGGTGCTGCTGGTCCTGCTTGTGTTTGTTGCCAGTTTTATTGCTCATGATGTGAGATCTCATGGTGCATTTGCTGACTCCACCACAGCCCTGTACCTGCAGAAGAGTGGAGTCACTGCAGTATCCCAGCAGGCCTGTAGAAAAGTGACCCATTACAGCCAGCAGGGCATcaa ctGGTTAGCTGAAACAATGCCATATTATTACTCTCTGGCTATGGAGGCTATGGGTCCAGTTTTAGAAGCCATATTGGAAAAGCTGAAGGTGGCTGCATTCTTTATTGCACAGAAGAGTTCTGAATTGATACTATGGCTGCAGGAGAGCACACCACTACTTGTAGAATGG ATCAATGCCAACACCCCAGACAGTATTTTCAAGTTTTTGGAGTTTATAAAGGAGCTGCTGCTGTTTGTGCATCAGAGCTACATCCTGCCTAGCCTGCAGTACGTTATTACAGCGCTACAGCATCTTTGGCAGTCACTGCAGGACTCCTGCAA TGGTGAAGTATCACTTCTCTGCATGCAGAACCATGTGATGGCATTCACCAACAGCACATGGATTTATTTGCAAGATACAACAACTGCCATCCGGAGCTGGGCTCAAGAGCTGCTGTCCAAGGTGTGA